A genomic region of Cytobacillus sp. IB215665 contains the following coding sequences:
- a CDS encoding response regulator transcription factor, producing MIKVLFVDDHEMVRIGVSSYLSAQSDIEVVGEADNGRDGVELALSLRPDIILMDLVMKEMDGIEATQMIIDQWPEAKIIIVTSFLDDEKVYPALEAGATSYLLKTSKANEIANAVRETYRGQSVLEPEVTGKMMRKMRQKNVQLLHEELTSREMEILLLMTEGKTNQEIADELYIALKTVKAHVSNILSKLEVQDRTQAVIYAFKHSLVK from the coding sequence GTGATTAAAGTATTATTTGTTGATGATCATGAAATGGTTCGTATAGGTGTGTCATCATATTTATCTGCCCAATCAGACATAGAGGTGGTCGGAGAAGCCGATAATGGGAGGGATGGCGTTGAACTTGCACTTTCATTACGTCCAGATATCATACTTATGGATTTAGTAATGAAGGAGATGGATGGGATAGAAGCAACTCAGATGATCATCGATCAATGGCCAGAAGCTAAAATTATTATTGTTACGAGTTTTTTAGATGATGAAAAAGTATATCCTGCTTTAGAAGCTGGTGCAACGAGCTATTTATTAAAAACTTCAAAAGCTAATGAAATTGCTAATGCAGTGCGAGAAACGTATCGTGGTCAGTCAGTCCTTGAACCTGAAGTAACAGGGAAGATGATGCGGAAAATGCGACAAAAAAATGTGCAGCTTCTACATGAAGAACTAACAAGTAGAGAAATGGAAATTTTATTATTGATGACAGAGGGGAAAACAAATCAAGAAATTGCTGATGAGTTATATATTGCATTAAAAACGGTGAAAGCACATGTTAGTAACATCTTAAGTAAATTGGAAGTGCAAGATCGAACACAAGCGGTGATTTATGCTTTTAAGCACTCGTTAGTTAAGTAA